CTAAAGAAACTAACGAAATTACCTGTTGTCTATCAAATAATGATGAAAGATTTAAACCTTGAGATAGGGTAATCATCTCAAAGGCATTCATCAtaagaggaccaccatcattacGAGTCACTTGCTCAGATACATACTTGTCCTGAAGCAAGAAATATTAAAATTTAACGAAGGACTCTGAACGAGAAAAATAAATATACGACACATCACTATGCACCAAAACAATACTTTACGCACAAACCTCGATATTATCAAAAGCAGCCTGTACATCATCCAGACTGACGTTTTCATCCTCACCATGTCTAACACCTACATAATTCTTGCTAAACCATGTGTCTGACTTCATTTCTTTAATAGTCATACGCTGCAAAATAGTGTGAAAGCCTAAGAAACCATAGGCAGCAATTTACAAATCTAGATAGATGAAATACTCCATGCTGTCTGAACTAGATTTATAGGTTAGGTTCTAGTTAACAAGTTTCTCACATTGCTATGTATATGAGATTTACTTAACATATGATAACACTGATATGAAAAATGGAGATAGTGAGACTAACATAACTAATTGATGACCACAACTCTGGCAGCTTCAACTCAAACGATAACTTTGTCGTAACTGCTAAATGTTGCTAAATGATGCAATGACACAAACTCATGCCTGTACTTACAGTTTTTGGAGTTGGATCAAGTATTCTCTGGATCAATGATTTGGCTCCTTGAGAGAACCAATCTGGGCATGAAAAGTGAGCTGCAGTTATCTTCAAATTTGACAAACAAACATGTTAGCTCGGAAATATGAGCAAAATCATCGTGTATCTATTAAATGTCAACAACTTGGGGAGAATGAGATCCATGAGGACCATCACACTGGTAAAGAAGCCAGTACCTTGTCATACAAGGTTGGGAGATCATTTTCTTCAAAGGGAAGGTACCCAGCCATTAAAACATAAAGGATAACACCACATGACCAAACATCTGCTGCAGATCCATCATAGCCACCGTCGCTAAGCACCTAAACAGTGATCCAAGTTTAAGTCCAGAACATATATGTACTTAAAGCTCTAATTCCATATGCACAAATGGTCCAAGATACCGACACTGACATCTCCATAGACTACTTTAGAGTTTAGATAATTATACAATAATTAGTTATAGTATGAACATGGTAAACACGATGCATAATGGCCATAAGTTAACTGCTGAAATACAGCTGAAAGTGAGGATTTGATCACAAAAAATAACTACCAGACAAACTGACTGCAAGATAGGCAGAAGTGCAAATGATAGATACAAAAATGACAGATGATGTTTCTTACAGTCTGATAGGCATCTAGTAATCTTAAATGATTTATattaaaacataaaaaagaaGGACATGGATCATATGCCTGTACAAAATTTACAGGAAAAGGGAGGACATTCAGTAGAACGGAATTCAAAAGTTTCTTTTTTGAAAGAtccagctgctgctgctggctTTGATTGATTTAGAAGGAAAACGGAATTCAAAAGTCAATTCGTGTATAGGCTGTTTAGTTTTTGAAAGAAAAAGAACATTGCATACCTCAGGAGCAACATAATTCGGTGTGCCACATGTCGTGTGAAGAAAGCCCTGGGACCCTCCAAAAATAGTAACTCTCAATCAGCACACTGAAGTATAAGTATGGATTGTTAGAAAAGAGATCCCTAAACTCACGTTTTGCGACAGCGAGCTAAGTCCAAAATCAGAAACTTTTAAGTTCCCACGTGAATCAAGAAGCAGGTTTTCAGGCTACAGAACCAGATTCAAATTGTCAAGCATCAGAAAATGCAATTAGTCAATAACAGAACAACAAGTGACACATGCACCTCTTATCCAGAACAGACCTTCAGATCTCTATGATAGACACCTTTACTATGGCAATAGTTAATGGCATCAATAAGCTGCTGGAAGTACTTCCTAGCCTCATTTTCACGAAGCTTCCCTTGGCGGGCCTACAGATATTTGATATTGACAAAGGTCAATATTTGGATAAAAGACACAATAGTAATCAAGAAATACGTCTACACCCAGCACATAAACTGCAGAGATCCTGAAACATTTATATTATATTGATCCTATAACATTACTGTTTGGCAATGAATTTATCTCAACTCTCCAATAAATTGCATAGAACCTCTGCATTTTCACTTCTGTATTGTACAAGCATCTTCCACATACACAAATACATATGCAGGAAAGTTTCCTTCTATTGGCTATTGGGAGCATATAAGGGCTTTATCCAGCATTTAAGTTAACTCTTACTAAGCAGCAAGTTTCTGATATATGTGGCAGCATCAGGATCAACATATGTTTTGCCTCGGTTCAAGCAGGGCCGCAGATCTTCATAACACTAAGAACATAAACCTAAATGAATTGTGTGTACATGGTTTGCAATAAAGCTGAAGTTGGTCAACTAGTAATCACAAAATATGATCACCATATAAATCTGTTAAAAGTACACTATGAATAATTAAGTatgatgtaatttttattatttctggtgttcaTTGTACTTCCATGGTTGAAGATGAATAGATAGGaagttttctcgcaaaaaaaaggTACTCAACATGTAGACCACAGGTTTCGTACTATTTTATCGAACAGCTCGCCTCCGGTGATAAGCTCCATGATTATGTATATCTTTGTCTGTCCAGCTAGAACCTACAAAATGGTCAAAATGCTAGTAATGAAAAACTAAACTGGTAAGACGGAAAGATAAAATAAGTAACAGAATAATTTTAGTAAGGTAAATTTGTACATAGGAAATACTAGAAAGCAGACATTTGTAATACCTCGTTTAGCCTGATGATGTTGGGGTGTCTTACAATCTTCATTATTGATATCTCCTTTTTGATCTGTAAAGAAGCATGAGACGTAAGCTCACATTGAAATGAAGATGTAAACTTTCCTGAAGACTGTTTCTTCGGAGAGAAATTTGAAGTGGTCCTTGTTAGCTACTCCTATTTATTAATCTGATGACAGCTACTGCGCACAACTTGTTCGTACTACTCTGTGATACGTGCTGTTCTGCTTCTGCGGGCATATTCCACCCGCACCGGAACTCCCGACCTTTTTTCCTCGCCCAAAAGCGCACGGAATATACAACGAATCATTCAAATTGATACTGAAGGCTACCGACGAACAACAGCGAGGCTACTAAATTGCTTCCTTGGATCAAAGCTGAGacggggagggggaagggggagcAGGAGGAGTCTGATTTGGATACCTGTTGCAGCATCCGGTTGTTGAGGATGGTGGCCTTGTCGAGCACCTTCATGGCGACGGGGGCGCCCGTGTCGGCGTCGACCGCGAACTTCACCTTGGCGAACGACCCCTGCCCGATGGTCCGCCCCACCTCGTACCGCCCAACAAGCTTCTTCCTCGCCGCGCCCGCCATTTGCTTGGAGCCCCTCAAAGCTCCCGGCCTCGCGCCACGCTGCCGGACTCGGCCCCCCTCCGCCGTCGGCCGGGTTTGGAGAGCGTGCGCGGTCCGCTACGCTGAGCTGGCCGTGCGTGCGAGGGAGTGAGTGTGATTCGGGTCCGGTGGTGCGCGCGCGCCGCAACCGCGATGCGATGGTTATGGGAGGACGCGAGCGCGGGGATGGATAAAACGACGGAGTGCCGCCGTCCGTGGTTCAGCTTTTTACCTGTCAGGGAAACTCCTTTTTAAAGCAATTTATTTGGAAATCGTTTCAAATCAACCGGCTGAAGATACGCGCAGCGTCAACCGCCTTGCTAGCCAACCACGTGTCCCCTGCGTCGGCCATGGTCCCTGGACTTCCGCACTGCCTTTTTTTTCCGATATAGGATTAATCCATCACGCACTCTTCTTCAGTTGCTGCTGCTTTTACATCAGGAGTATATAGTGCGGCTGCAGAACCGCCGTTGCCAGCCTTGTCGTTGCTGAGCAGGAAGCTCGGCTAGGCACCTACAACTCCATATGCACACGGTCGACGGCCTGCTGCCCCTACAGTATTCCTATCTTTGCTGTGCTAGATGTCCATGTCTAGAACAGGGTTCTCCAAGGCATCGAGCTTTGTAATAACGTGAAGTTGCCAATTTATATTTTTATAAATGTTGCAATGTGCATCTAGATCTGCACATCGGTGTTGTGATGGTCACCGCCGTGCTGCAATGGGCCTTCGATGCCGCAGGCCGGTGTTCGTCCACCATGCATCGCCGCTGTGCTGCAATGGGCCTTCGGTGCCGCAGGCCGGTGTTGTCCACCATGTGTCGCCGCCATGCTGCAATGGGCGTCCGGAACCATGGGTCAGTGTTGTGATGGTCGCCGCCATGCGACAATCTGCGTTCGGAGCCGTGGGCCGGTCTTGTGATGGTCGCTACTGTGCTGCAATGGGCCTTTGGCGTCGCGGGCCGGTGTTGTCCACTGTGTTGCAATGGGCGTCTGGAGCCGCAGGCCGGTGTTGTGATGGTGACCCCGCGCTTCAATGGGCGTCCGGAGGTGCGGGTCGGTGTTGTCCACCATGCGTCGCCGTCGTGCTGCAATGGGCATTTGGAGCCGTGTGTTGGTGTTGCGAGGGTCGCCGTCGTGCTGCAAAGGGCGTTTGGAGCCATGGGTTGGTGTTGTGAGGGTCGATGTCGTGCTGCAATGGGCGTCCGGAGTCGTGCGCCGGTCTTGTGATGGTCACCACCGTGCTGCATGGGCCTTCGGCGCCGCAGGCCGGTGTTGTCCACTGTGCTGCAATAGGCGTTCGGAGCCGCGGGCCGGTGTTCTGATGGTCGCCACCATGCTGCAATGGGCCTTCGGCGCCATAGGCCGGTGTTGTCCTATGTGCTGCAATGGGCGTTTGGAGCCGCGGCCCGGTGTTGTGAAGGTCGCCATCATGCTACAGTGGGCATCCGAAGCCGCGTGCCGGTGGTGTCCACTGTGCTGCAATGGGGGTTCGGAGCCGCGGGCCAGTGTTGTGATGGTCGCTATCGTTCTGCAATGGGCCTTCGGTGCCGCAGGCCGGTGTTGTCCTCTGTGCTGCAATGCGTGTTCGGAGCCGCAGGCCGGTGTTGGGAAGGTCGCCATCATGCCGTTGCGGGCGTCCAGAGCCGCGTGTCGGTGGTGTCCACTGTGCTGCAATGGGGGTTCGGAGCCGCGGGCCTGTGTTGTGATGGTCGCTACCGTGCTGCAATGGGCCTTCATTGCTGCATGCTGGTGTTGTCCTTTGTGCTCCAATGGGCGTTCGGAGCCGCAGGCCGGCGTTGCAAAGGTCGCCATCATGTTGTTGTGGGCGTCCGGAGCCGCGTGCCGGTGGTGTCCACTGTGCTGCAATGGGGGTTTGGAGCCGCGGGCCGGTGTTGTGATGGTCGCTACCGTGCTGCAATGGGCCTTCGGTGCCGCAGGCGGTGTTGTCCTCTGTGCTACAATGGGCGTTCGGAGCGCAGGCCGGTGTTGTGAAGGTCGCCATCATGCTGCAATGGGCGTCCGGAGCCGCGTGTCGGTAGTGGCCACAGTGCTGCAATGGGGTTTTGAAGTCGCGGGCCGGTGTTGTGATGGTCGCTACCGTGCTGCAATGGGCCTTCGGCGCCGCAGGCCGGTGTTGCCCTCTATGCTGCAATGGGCACTCGGAGCCGCGGGCCGGTGTTATGAAGGTTGCCATCATGCTGCAAATGGTGTCCAGAGCCGCGTGCCGGTGGTGTCCACTGTGCTGCAATGGGGGTTCGGAGCCGTGGGCCGGTATTTTGTGGTCGCTACCGTGTTGCAATGGGCGTCCGGAGCCGCGGCCGGTGTTGTGATGGTTGCCCTCATGCTTCAATGGGCGCCCGGAGCCGCGGGCCGGTGTTGTGATGGTTGCCATCGTGCTTCAATGGGCTTTCGGAGCCGTGGGTCAGTGTTGTAATGACCGCCGTCCTGGTGTAATGGGCAACCTGAACCACGGGCCGGTGTTGTGATGGTCACCGACATGCTGCAATGGGCGTCCGAAGCCACGGGCCGGCGTTGTTGTGGTCACCATCGTGCTGCAATGGGCGCCCGGAGCCACACGTCGGTGTTATGACTGCGGGCCATGGTTGTGATCATCGTCGCGACACTGCAATGGCAGTCCGAAGCTTCCCGTTGGTGTTGTGATGATCGTCGCCACGCTGTGATGGTCACGCACGGCTACAAAGAGCGTCCGAAGCTTTGCGCCGGTGCTGTGATGGTCGTCACCGCGCTGCAATGAGCATCGGAGCCGCGGGCTGCTGTTGTGATGGTCGTTCTTCTGTAACGATAGTTCGGAGGTGCGGCTTTCCACTTGTAATGGTCGTCGTCATGACAATGGACGTTCGGAGCTGTAGGTCAGATGTTTGTGATGGTCGTTGCCGTGCTCGAATGGACGTCGCCGTATTGTGAGGTTTTTGCTATGAGGCACCGCCGCAGGAAGTGCACGCTGGTGCTACCATGAAGAACAACACACTCTTCAAGCCTTCCAGCCCGTGCAAGTTAAAGCTAGCTCCAGAGATGATAAGTTTGTAGCAAAAGCGGAGAGATACCATTCGATGGTGCAGGTGTTGCGAGCCGGCCGTCGGCTACTGCTCGTCGGAGCTGCCGGGGCTTCCGGGCTGCCGCGTCTAGAGTGATGTTACGAGGAGTTTTGCGAAGCGATAGATGCAGGCGCTAAGACTGCGTTGCGGCGTGTGGTGGAGTTGGAGACGAGCAGACGGCTGTGTCTATCTTATCTAACGGTAGACAAGGCGGTTTACCTTTGGGTTGCATCAGCCGGATTACGCGTAGCAGCGGCCATTTATTTAGTAGTACTTCTCATAGTTCAAGAAAAATACACTTTTTCTTTAAACGTCAAGAAAAATGCTCCCTCCGTATGGAATTACTTGTCATAGAAATGAATATGTATAGACGCATTTTTAGTTTTAAATATATCCATTTCTATCCATTTGCGCGGCAAGTAATTTAGGACGGGAAGTACTACAATTTAGTTCACCTTCCCTCTATGTCTCGGAATTTAACGGCGTGGAGAGTTGTACATTTACCTACTTTTTCGCCTTTAACGATTGCGTAAGGCTAGGATGAAAAGCACAAAAGTTGATATTTGCGATTCTATTTATGTTTATGAATAAGATACATGGTGAAGAAGAACCTTCACCTCACCTTGGCCTCCGCGTTGTTCTCTAGGTGACCCAATGACAACCGAAAACCCTAGATTTCATTGTCTTTCCTCATTTCCTCCTCATTCCCCTCTTGTTGTCGTCGAGGCGAAGCACAAGTTAGATGGTGgtagtgttggggatcgttgcagaaataaaaaaattctacgcatcaccaagatcaatctatggagagactagcaacgagagagaggggagtgcatcttcatacccttgaagatcgcgatgcggaagcgttacaggaacacggatgaaggagtcgtactcgcagcgattcagatcgcggttgattccgatctaagcgtcgaacaacggcgcctctgcgttcaacacacgtatagcacggggacgtctcctccttcttgatccaacaagggggaaggagaagttggggaagagctccggcagcacgacggcatggtggtggagcttgcagttctccggtagggcttcgccaagctcaacggaggaggagggggtgttggagagggggagggctgcgccttggatgaggtgctgctgccctccctcctcccctctatttatagggcaaagggggaagggggccggcccctctagatgagatctagaggggggcggcggccaaggggagggggcttgccccccaagccaagggggcgccccctttagggttccccccaaccctaggcgcagggccctaggggggatggcgcccagcccacttaggggctggttcccttccacatacagcccatagggccctccggggcaagtggaccctcccggtggacccccagaaccccttcggtggtcccggtacaataccggcaaaccctcgaatacttccggtgaccgtatgatgacttcccatatataaatcttcacctccggatcattccggaactcctcgtgacgtccgggatctcatccgggactccgaacaacattcggtaaccgcatactaattcccataacaactctagcgtcaccgaaccttaagtgtgtatactctacgggttcgggaaccatgtagacatgaccgagacatctctgcggccaataaccaacagcgggatctggatacccatgttggctcccacatgttccacgatgatctcatcgaatgaaccacgatgtcagggattcaatcaatcctgtactcaattccctttgtctaccggtatgatacttgcccgagattcgatcgtcggtatccctataccttgttcaatctcgttaccggcaactctctttactcgttcgtaacacatcatcccgtgatcaactccttggtcacattgagctcattatgatgatgtcctaccgagtgggcccagagatacctctccatcacacggagtgacaaatcccagtctcgattcgtgccaacccaacagacactttcggagatacccgtagtgcacctttatagccacccagttacgttgtgacgtttggcacacccaaagcattcctacagtatccgggagttgcacaatctcatggtctaaggaaaagatacttgacattagaaaagctttagcagacgaactacacgatcttgtgctatgcttaggattgggtcttgtccatcacatcattctcctaatgatgtgtcacgttatcaacgacatccaatgtccatggtcaggaaaccgtaaccatctattgatcaacgagctagtcaactagaggctcactagggacatgttgtggtctatgtattcacacatgcattacgatttccggataacacaattatagcatggacaatagacaattatcatgaacaaggaaatataataataaccattttattattgcctctagggcatatttccaacaggtagCCGGACTGGTTTGGCCAGCTTGAGGGCCATGGCGGGTTGTGGTGGCTGGTTGAGGGCAAACAGTAAGATCTGTGGCAAACAAAAGCCGATGGCGGCAGTGGCGACCCTGCTTTCCTGACCTAGCATCTTCGGGGTGGATAAGGGGTGCATGGGTCCATATGTTTCACAGCCGGATGTCACGCATGGGACCCTTGTTGCTTCTCATCCTTCAGGCGGTTGAGTATGGTTGTTGGGTCCTTTAAGCGAGTTGGTCA
This sequence is a window from Aegilops tauschii subsp. strangulata cultivar AL8/78 chromosome 7, Aet v6.0, whole genome shotgun sequence. Protein-coding genes within it:
- the LOC109752716 gene encoding CBL-interacting protein kinase 24 gives rise to the protein MAGAARKKLVGRYEVGRTIGQGSFAKVKFAVDADTGAPVAMKVLDKATILNNRMLQQIKKEISIMKIVRHPNIIRLNEVLAGQTKIYIIMELITGGELFDKIARQGKLRENEARKYFQQLIDAINYCHSKGVYHRDLKPENLLLDSRGNLKVSDFGLSSLSQNGFLHTTCGTPNYVAPEVLSDGGYDGSAADVWSCGVILYVLMAGYLPFEENDLPTLYDKITAAHFSCPDWFSQGAKSLIQRILDPTPKTRMTIKEMKSDTWFSKNYVGVRHGEDENVSLDDVQAAFDNIEDKYVSEQVTRNDGGPLMMNAFEMITLSQGLNLSSLFDRQQEYVKRQTRFVSRKPAKTIAATIEVVADSMGLKVHSQNYKLRLEGVSSNKMSPFAVVLEIFEVAPALFMVDVRKVAGDSLEYHRFYKNLCSKLESIIWRPIEVSAKSALLRTTTC